Part of the Streptomyces sp. NBC_00457 genome, CCGCCTGCTGGAGACACGGCGGATCGAGGACGTCGTGCTCATGCGCTACGAGCCCACCGCACCCGGCGCCGGCCCGCTGGACTCCGCCGCCGACCACCACTGGCTCGCCCTGGCCTGCGAACTGGCCACGCAGTGCCCTCCCTCGCGGACCGCGTTCAGCGTGGGCGCGGTCGTGGTCGCGGCCGACGGGACCGAGCTGGCGCGGGGCCACTCCCGCGAGGGCGGCGACCTCGTCGTCCACGCCGAGGAGGCCGCGCTGGCGAAGCTCGACCCGACCGACCCCCGGCTGGCCACCGCCACGGTGTACAGCAGCCTGGAACCATGCGCCCACCGCGCATCCCGCCCCGCGCCGTGCGCCCGGCTGATTCTGGACGCCGGAGTACGGCGCGTGGTGACGGCGTGGCGCGAGCCGGACACCTTCGTGGTGGCCGCCGACGGCAGCGGGATGCTGGAAGCGGCCGGCGTGGACGTCGTCGTACTGCCGGAGTACGAGGAACGCGCGAAGGCACCGAACCGTCATCTGTCGGCATGACGGACCGGCCTCAACTCCCCTTCGGCCCATCAGATCCTGCGCCCCGTCGCCGTACCGGGCACGCTGCGAATGAGCGGGTGTGGATCACGGTACGGAGGCGGCGATGGGGTCGGTGCGCAGACGGACGACGGCTTTGCTGATCCCGCCCCTGGCCGCGGCGCTCCTCGCCTCCTGCGGGACGGACGACGGTTCGCGCACCATGGCCCGCACCCTCCCGTCGGACGCCGAGTTCACCCACCCCGGCGTCCTCGTCGGCAAGGACCAGCTGGACGCCGTACGAGAGAACGTCCTGGCGGGCAGGCAGCCGTGGCTGAAGGCGTTCCTCGACATGCGGGACAGCAGATACGGGGCGTACAAGTACCGGGCCGAGCCGTACCGGACCGTGAACTGCCCGGCCGGTGCCATGGCGGGCCGGGGCTGCATCCAGGAGCGTACGGACGCCATCGCCGCCTACACCCAGGCCCTGCTGTTCACGGTCACCGGCAAGCGGCAGCACGCCGTCAAGGCCCGGGAGATCATGGACGGCTGGTCGGCGAAGCTGAAGCGGCACACCGGGCAGAACGCCGGACTCCAGGCGGCCTGGGCCGGATCGACCTGGGCGCGGGCCGCCGAGATCGTGCGGCACACACCCGGCGCCGACTGGCCCGCCGACCGCGTACAGCGCTTCGAGACCATGCTCCGCACCGTCTACCTCCCCCGCGTCACCCGCCGGGTCCTGGACGTCAACGGAAACCGGGATCTCGCCTCGACCGACGCGGCCATCGGGATCGCCGTCTTCCTCGACGACCACAAGACCTTCAATCACGCCCTGCGACGCTTCCGCGACCGTGTCCCCGCCTACTTCTACCTGCGCAAGGACGGCCGCCACCCGCTCACCGCGCCCGGCTCCGGCATGGACACCCCGCAGCGGCTGCGGTCGTACTGGTTCCAGCAGTCGACGTACAAGGACGGCGTCACCCAGGAGACCTGCCGTGACTTCGAGCACGTCGGCCACTCCCTCGCCGCCACCGCCCACATCGCCGAGACGGCCTGGCACCAGGGCGTCGACCTGTACGGCGAGGTCAAGGACCGGCTCAAGGCCGCCCTGTCCCTCCACGCCCGGCACCAGCTGGGCGAGCCCGCGCCTGCCTGGCTGTGCGGCGGCAAGGTCTCCAGAACCATGGGCCCCGACCTGGAAGTCGTACTGAACCATCTGGAAGACCGGCTTCACGTCACCGTCCCCGCCGCCCGCACACTCGCCGAGCGCACCCGCCCGGCCGGTACCGACGGGCTCTTCGTCGCCTGGGAGACGCTCACCCACGCGCGCAAACCCGCAGGGTGAATCAACGTGTGGTCATGGGTGTCCCGCGGATGGCGTAGACTAGTGAACACAACGACGCGGGGTGGAGCAGCTCGGTAGCTCGCTGGGCTCATAACCCAGAGGTCGCAGGTTCAAATCCTGTCCCCGCTACCAAAAATGCAGTTCAAGAGGCTCTTCGGATTTGTCCGAAGAGCCTCTTGCTGTGTTCGGGACTGTCCAAAGGTCCGCCTGATTCTGGCGAGGATGCCCCGAGGTTCACGCTGGGGAGGGTCCCCTCCTGAGGCTCTGCTTGCTGCCCGGCGCGGGGCGTTCACACGGCTGTCCGGCGGAGCCGGGGAATGCGAACAACTGCCCTACATGTCACCGGTTGTGGTGATCGTCGTGCGAATGGCGGTGAAACTGCTGCCAACGCCCGAGCAGGCGTCGGCCCTTCAGGCGACCCTGCATGCCTGCAACCGGGCAGCCACATACGCCTCGCAGGTTGCCTTCGCCAAGAACCTCAAGGACCGCAACCGCCTGCAGAAAGAGGTGTACACGACTCTGAAGGCCAACCTGCGGGCCGGGAACCTCGGCCCGCCCACCTCCAGGCGGCACCGCAAGGCTGTCAGTACTCCGATGTTCTTCCGCCCGGAGGCGGCCCAGCCGTTCGACGACCGTTGCCTGTCCTGGCAGTACGACGCACGCACCGTCTCCATCTGGACCGTGGACGGGCGGATGAGGGGTATCCGCTTCGCCTGTTCGCCCGACCAGCTCAAGATCCTTGTGGCCTGCCGCAGGGGCGAGAGCGATCTCGTCCGGCGTGGCGGGAAGTGGTTCCTGATCGCCACCTGCGACATTCCGGATCCCGAGGAGTACGAGCCGGTCGGCTGGATCGGCGTGGACCGGGGCATCGTGAACCTGGCCACCACCTCCTCGGCCTGTCCGGCGACGGACCGGCCCAGTTCGTCAGCCGCCTCCAGGCGACCTTGTTCTCGTGGTTCCGGGCGCACCCGGTCGGCGACCGTGCGCTGGGCGGGCTGCTGGTGATGGACGAGGCGCAGAACTTCGTGCCGTCCGGTGCGGCGAATCCGAGTACGGAGAGCACGGTCGAACTCATCCGCCAGATACGGAAATACGGACTCGGGATGGTCCTCAATACGGACTCGGGATGGTCCTCGCCTCGCAGACGCCCAGGGGGATCCACAATCAGGCGCTGGGCAACACGGTGAACCAGTTCATCGGCCGCCTTACCGTTCCCGCTCAGAT contains:
- a CDS encoding alginate lyase family protein; translated protein: MARTLPSDAEFTHPGVLVGKDQLDAVRENVLAGRQPWLKAFLDMRDSRYGAYKYRAEPYRTVNCPAGAMAGRGCIQERTDAIAAYTQALLFTVTGKRQHAVKAREIMDGWSAKLKRHTGQNAGLQAAWAGSTWARAAEIVRHTPGADWPADRVQRFETMLRTVYLPRVTRRVLDVNGNRDLASTDAAIGIAVFLDDHKTFNHALRRFRDRVPAYFYLRKDGRHPLTAPGSGMDTPQRLRSYWFQQSTYKDGVTQETCRDFEHVGHSLAATAHIAETAWHQGVDLYGEVKDRLKAALSLHARHQLGEPAPAWLCGGKVSRTMGPDLEVVLNHLEDRLHVTVPAARTLAERTRPAGTDGLFVAWETLTHARKPAG